The proteins below are encoded in one region of Candidatus Omnitrophota bacterium:
- the mutM gene encoding DNA-formamidopyrimidine glycosylase — translation MPELPEVETIKKDLTKTILNKTIVAVKVRKKSVIKEPTPAKFKKGIVGESVKKIIRRGKLLIIEFRKDKFLVIHLRIAGWLIYGPEQEKARVSFKLSDGKFLNYMDQRVLGQLKLLKDWRELPFIKSLGPEPFVLSSEQFQEIFRKKKTKIKSLLLDQTVIAGIGNIYAQEALFLAKIDPQRSASSLKAKEVKVLGEKIISVLKEGIKYKGSSVDSYRDLSGDKGGMEKRLKVYGRKGQPCLVCKTPIKKICLAGRGTCFCSKCQK, via the coding sequence ATGCCTGAATTACCAGAAGTTGAAACCATCAAAAAAGACCTAACTAAAACTATTCTTAATAAAACAATTGTTGCGGTAAAGGTAAGAAAAAAGTCAGTCATCAAAGAGCCAACCCCTGCAAAGTTCAAAAAAGGTATCGTTGGTGAATCAGTTAAGAAAATAATTCGCCGTGGCAAATTATTAATAATAGAATTTCGGAAAGATAAGTTTTTAGTTATTCATCTGCGTATTGCTGGCTGGCTTATTTATGGCCCGGAGCAGGAAAAGGCGCGGGTTAGTTTTAAGCTTTCGGATGGGAAGTTTTTAAACTATATGGATCAAAGAGTCTTGGGACAGCTGAAGCTGCTTAAGGATTGGCGCGAGTTGCCATTTATAAAAAGTTTGGGGCCAGAGCCGTTTGTCTTGAGCTCGGAGCAGTTTCAGGAGATTTTTAGGAAAAAGAAAACAAAAATTAAATCATTACTTCTAGATCAAACAGTGATTGCCGGCATTGGCAATATTTATGCTCAGGAGGCTTTATTTTTAGCAAAAATAGACCCTCAGCGGTCAGCCAGTAGTTTAAAAGCTAAGGAGGTGAAAGTTCTCGGTGAAAAAATAATTTCAGTGTTAAAGGAAGGGATAAAGTACAAGGGGTCTTCGGTAGACTCCTATCGAGATCTAAGTGGAGATAAAGGCGGTATGGAGAAGCGGCTTAAGGTCTATGGGCGCAAGGGCCAGCCTTGCTTGGTTTGCAAGACTCCGATTAAGAAAATATGCCTTGCCGGGAGAGGGACCTGTTTTTGTTCTAAATGTCAGAAATGA